From Fusarium fujikuroi IMI 58289 draft genome, chromosome FFUJ_chr07, a single genomic window includes:
- a CDS encoding related to YSA1-sugar-nucleotide hydrolase, whose amino-acid sequence MSQKTQEPVITKTSDLPVDEAKWITLKKIEYVDQVGKARTWEVATRKTRGKSGVDAVAMGNILLHPSKPASTLLVIQYRPPLDAYTIEWPAGLIDAEETAEEAAVREFKEETGYDCKVLSVSPAQAADPGMTNANMQLAMVEVQLGENDEEPEQRLDDGEHIQREIIPLSELYERLVEYSKRERTVVAAKLFHFAAGMHFAQTQKYF is encoded by the coding sequence ATGTCTCAGAAAACACAAGAACCCGtcatcaccaaaacctcTGACCTCCCAGTCGATGAGGCAAAGTGGATAAccctcaagaagattgagtATGTCGACCAAGTCGGAAAGGCACGAACATGGGAGGTTGCAACACGAAAAACAAGGGGAAAATCCGGTGTCGATGCTGTCGCCATGGGAAACATTCTCCTCCACCCATCAAAGCCCGCTTCTACTCTACTCGTCATTCAATACCGACCCCCTCTTGATGCCTACACTATTGAATGGCCCGCTGGACTCATCGACGCGGAGGAGACCGCCGAAGAAGCGGCTGTTCGAGAATTCAAGGAGGAGACTGGATATGACTGCAAGGTCTTGAGTGTCAGTCCCGCGCAAGCTGCTGATCCCGGAATGACAAACGCCAACATGCAACTGGCAATGGTGGAGGTTCAATTGGGGgagaatgatgaagagccgGAGCAGAGACTCGATGATGGAGAGCACATTCAGCGGGAAATCATTCCTTTGTCTGAGTTATATGAGCGTTTGGTTGAGTACTCCAAGAGAGAGCGCACTGTTGTTGCGGCCAAACTGTTTCACTTTGCTGCAGGCATGCATTTTGCCCAAACTCAGAAGTACTTTTAG
- a CDS encoding related to n-carbamoyl-l-amino acid hydrolase: protein MTASDLKKLKVDQSRLMDTLHDTCKWGTGLRWGDNPTDTGMSRLALSDSDKTVRDWFVETTKSLGCKVTMDSIGNIFAIRPGRKDGPPTVAGSHLDTQPTGGRYDGILGIQAGIEMLKLLQDHDVETEYPVGVVNWTNEEGARFPISMMASGVWAEAISQERAHNLKEVSGNATVKSELQRIGYLGDTPASYKAMPIGAHFELHIEQGPILERAGKKVGVVQGVQAYKWFTIDITGRDAHTGSTPFSNRADALLLAARLITHSHRLATKHNALASTGILNLTPGSTNTIPGHVSFTLDIRSPSDETVEKLEEELRRDFDLLAQGTDVDGILAGSTPALPLSLKWRTDTISTATKFHPDCIQAVRDSAESILGKDAAVDISSGAGHDSVYTNKHCPTTMIFIPCKGGVSHNPEEYSSPEECAIGAEVLCQAVVRYDQKRV, encoded by the exons ATGACGGCGTCAGACCTGAAGAAACTCAAGGTTGATCAATCCCGATTGATGGACACTCTTCACGACACCTGCAAATGGGGCACCGGACTCAGATGGGGAGA CAATCCGACCGACACCGGAATGTCACGGCTGGCACTTTCGGACTCAGACAAGACAGTGCGCGATTGGTTTGTCGAGACCACAAAGTCTCTTGGATGCAAAGTGACCATGGATTCAATCGGAAACATCTTTGCAATTCGACCTGGCCGCAAAGATGGCCCTCCCACTGTGGCCGGCAGCCATTTGGACACTCAACCCACTGGCGGGCGATACGATGGCATCCTCGGCATCCAAGCAGGAATCGAGatgctcaagcttcttcaagaccacGACGTCGAGACAGAATATCCTGTCGGTGTGGTCAACTGGACAAA TGAGGAGGGCGCACGATTCCCAATCAGCATGATGGCCTCTGGTGTCTGGGCTGAAGCGATCTCACAAGAGCGCGCACACAATTTGAAGGAGGTATCCGGTAATGCAACCGTCAAATCTGAACTGCAGAGAATTGGGTACCTCGGCGACACACCTGCAAGCTACAAGGCCATGCCAATCGGGGCGCATTTCGAACTTCACATCGAGCAGGGACCGATCCTCGAGAGGGCTGGAAAGAAGGTCGGTGTCGTGCAAGGTGTTCAGGCATACAAGTGGTTCACTATCGACATCACTGGACGAG ATGCCCACACTGGCTCAACACCATTCTCCAACCGAGCCGACGCCCTGTTACTCGCTGCAAGATTGATCACTCACTCCCACCGACTGGCAACAAAGCACAATGCCCTCGCATCAACTGGCATTCTAAACCTCACTCCTGGAAGCACCAACACCATCCCGGGTCACGTCAGCTTCACCCTTGACATCCGCTCTCCATCCGACGAGACAGTCGAAAAGCTCGAAGAGGAGCTGCGCCGCGACTTTGATCTGCTGGCCCAGGGAACAGACGTAGACGGAATACTAGCCGGATCAACTCCTGCTCTACCACTATCTCTCAAATGGCGAACCGACACAATCTCAACTGCCACAAAGTTCCACCCAGATTGCATCCAAGCAGTCAGAGACTCCGCCGAGTCTATCCTCGGAAAAGACGCTGCCGTCGACATCTCTAGCGGTGCTGGCCACGACAGTGTCTACACAAACAAGCATTGTCCCACCACCATGATCTTCATCCCGTGCAAAGGGGGCGTCAGTCATAACCCGGAAGAGTACTCGTCTCCTGAAGAGTGCGCCATTGGAGCAGAGGTTCTGTGTCAGGCAGTTGTTAGATATGATCAGAAGAGGGTGTAA
- a CDS encoding probable signal recognition particle subunit SRP54, whose product MVLQDLGRRINAAVTNLTREQNLDEKAFDGMLKEICAALLEADVNVRLVGQLRKSIKSTVNFKELPPAVNKKRLIQKAVFDELVKLVDPHAEPFRPKKGKSNVIMFVGLQGAGKTTTCTKLARHYQSRGFKACLVCADTFRAGAFDQLKQNATKAKIPYYGSLTETDPAEVARAGVDQFKKERFEVIIVDTSGRHRQESALFQEMVDIQEAIKPDETIMVLDASIGQQAESQAKAFKEAADFGAIIITKTDGHAHGGGAISAVAATHTPIVFIGTGEHMLDFEKFAPQQFVQKLLGMGDMAGLMEHVQSLNLNQKDTIKHIQEGIFTVRDLRDQLSNIMKMGPLSKMAGMIPGMSNMMQGMDDEEGGAKLKRMIYICDSMTDKELDSDGKILIDQPTRMTRIARGSGTSVREVEDLLTQQRMMAGMAKKMGGNMKNMQRAQQAMGGGNKAQQLAAMQKRLQSMGGAGGAGGMPDMGSLMKMLGGGGGGMPGGMDMQAMMRQMGMGGGGMPGMPPGGGRGRR is encoded by the exons AtggttcttcaagatctcggCCGTCGCATCAACGCGGCGGTCACAAACCTGACCCGAGAGCAAAATCTCGACGAAAAG GCCTTCGATGGCATGCTCAAGGAGATTTGCGCCGCTCTCCTCGAAGCAGACGTCAATGTACGACTCGTCGGCCAACTACGGAAATCCATCAAGTCCACCGTCAACTTCAAAGAACTCCCCCCCGCCGTAAACAAGAAACGCCTCATCCAAAAAGCCGTCTTCGATGAACTCGTCAAACTCGTCGATCCCCACGCCGAACCGTTCCGAccaaagaagggaaagagcAATGTCATCATGTTTGTTGGTCTCCAGGGTGCTGGAAAAACGACCACATGTACAAAGCTCGCGCGTCACTACCAGTCCAGAGGCTTCAAGGCGTGTCTGGTCTGTGCCGATACCTTCAGAGCCGGTGCCTTTGACCAGTTGAAGCAGAACGCCACAAAAGCAAAGATCCCCTACTATGGTTCCCTCACAGAAACGGATCCCGCCGAGGTTGCGAGGGCCGGTGTTGACCAattcaagaaggagaggtTCGAGGTCATCATTGTCGACACATCAGGTCGCCACCGGCAAGAATCCGCCCTTTTCCAGGAGATGGTGGACATCCAAGAAGCCATCAAACCCGACGAGACTATCATGGTCCTCGACGCTTCCATCGGCCAACAAGCAGAGTCACAAGCCAAGGCGTTCAAGGAGGCCGCTGATTTCggagccatcatcatcacaaagACCGACGGCCACGCACACGGCGGTGGTGCCATCTCTGCAGTCGCTGCGACACATACCCCCATCGTCTTTATCGGTACGGGTGAACACATGCTCGACTTTGAAAAGTTTGCTCCCCAACAATTCGTGCAGAAGCTCCTCGGTATGGGCGACATGGCTGGATTGATGGAGCACGTccagagcctcaacctcaaccagaAGGACACCATCAAGCACATCCAGGAGGGCATCTTCACCGTGCGCGACCTGCGCGACCAGCTCTCCAACATCATGAAGATGGGCCCCCTCTCGAAAATGGCCGGCATGATCCCCGGCATGAGCAACATGATGCAGGGCatggacgacgaagagggcGGCGCCAAGCTCAAGCGAATGATCTACATCTGCGACTCCATGACCGACAAGGAGCTCGACTCGGACGGCAAAATCCTCATCGACCAGCCCACCCGAATGACCCGAATCGCACGCGGATCCGGCACATCAGTGCGCGAAGTCGAGGACCTCCTCACCCAACAACGAATGATGGCCGGcatggcgaagaagatgggagGAAACATGAAGAACATGCAGCGCGCCCAACAAGCCATGGGCGGCGGCAACAAGGCACAGCAATTAGCAGCCATGCAAAAGCGGTTACAGAGCATGGGAGGCGCCGGCGGTGCAGGAGGCATGCCCGACATGGGcagcttgatgaagatgctcggcggaggaggcggaggcaTGCCCGGTGGTATGGACATGCAGGCCATGATGAGGCAGATGGGCATGGGCGGCGGCGGCATGCCTGGGATGCCCCCTGGAGGCGGAAGAGGTCGAAGGTGA
- a CDS encoding related to flavin-nucleotide-binding protein → MGRHNLQYPKDSTNTIKRYKVHGVYDLETVHSIVNTCPILHVSFNTPSQPFPVVLPMIGQLGSFDRPSSGLRDPLELYLHGYVSSRIMNLAQTSTVDGEEIQGMPVCVAASHVDGLVLTLATYSHNYNYRSAVIYGYATTVKSDEEKLYAMELISNSVVADRWNHTRQPPLASEMQSTNILKIKITSASAKISAGSTTDDKSDLENESLVNSTWTGVLPVYQTIGEPIPGPYNKVEVPEHVASYAKDTNDEKKQRSLDAAKGERRAT, encoded by the coding sequence ATGGGCCGTCATAATCTTCAGTACCCCAAAGACTCGACAAATACCATCAAACGGTACAAAGTCCACGGGGTTTATGACCTCGAGACTGTTCATAGTATCGTCAATACATGTCCGATTCTTCATGTATCGTTTAATACGCCTTCTCAGCCGTTTCCGGTTGTCCTGCCGATGATAGGACAGCTGGGGTCGTTTGATCGGCCGAGTTCAGGTCTGCGAGATCCTCTTGAGCTGTATCTTCACGGATATGTGTCGTCGAGGATCATGAACCTGGCTCAGACATCTActgttgatggagaagagatcCAGGGAATGCCTGTTTGCGTTGCTGCATCGCACGTTGATGGACTCGTCTTGACTCTGGCGACGTATTCGCACAACTACAACTATCGGTCTGCTGTGATCTACGGCTACGCGACTACTGTCAAATCAGATGAAGAAAAGCTGTATGCGATGGAACTCATCAGCAATAGTGTTGTGGCTGATCGTTGGAATCATACACGACAGCCTCCGTTGGCATCAGAGATGCAGAGCACGAatattctcaagatcaagataaCGTCGGCAAGTGCCAAGATCAGTGCGGGATCAACGACGGATGACAAGAGTGACTTGGAGAATGAGAGTCTGGTGAATTCGACGTGGACGGGTGTGTTGCCTGTGTATCAGACGATCGGGGAGCCGATTCCGGGTCCGTACAACAAGGTGGAGGTGCCTGAGCATGTTGCGAGTTATGCAAAGGATAcaaatgatgagaagaagcagagatcATTGGATGCGGCAAAGGGTGAAAGGAGGGCGACTTGA
- a CDS encoding related to triacylglycerol lipase V precursor: MKPLTLSRLLLPYVGAETPTATLDSGPIFGLTTTLPAASPVNKFLGIPYAAKPQRFSRAVKPEPWTEPLNATRFGPSCRQLFVQSELTPEIDLLEGLFNTASRESEDCLFINAFAPADAHSKAVLLFISGGGWQQGNGEIDLSGFAAYEDIVVFTFNYRTNVFGFPNSPDIPVSDTNLGIYDQQLAIEWVQRNARAFGGDPDKVTIWGESAGAMSVDIHVNRNRSPFRAAMMFSGQMSVGYLGSTASHHDTSYWDNLTTVVGCQADQLQCMRDIPADDLINAMSAAGSAFLPVTDNVTILSDRAERWRHGDVARVPILMGTVAEEGRGLINRNISLETFFGAYLSEPLVNETQQRLILDAYHALKTDFDTAAAIYTDFVWQCPQAILANISFSVNPTWRFYFNASVTSLLDDKYSWLGKFHGSDVLLLFNSPTFDAMSPQLYTFAEYLRGVVGRFVRNPQAGPGWPVGSRYVANLGDVGGTQTSGPSIIEQTVLDQRCSLYESIYPLIEEYVLSV; this comes from the exons ATGAAGCCTCTCACATTGTCACGACTCTTGCTCCCATACGTCGGGGCTGAAACTCCAACAGCTACCCTCGACTCAGGTCCAATATTTGGTCTCACCACAACTCTTCCAGCTGCCTCGCCTGTAAACAAGTTTCTTGGCATTCCTTATGCCGCCAAACCGCAGCGATTCAGCCGTGCAGTGAAGCCTGAGCCATGGACGGAGCCATTGAATGCGACCAGGTTCGGTCCATCATGCAGACAACTATTTGTCCAGAGTG AACTCACTCCGGAGATTGATCTACTCGAAGGACTGTTCAATACAGCATCCCGTGAAAGTGAAGActgtctcttcatcaatgcTTTCGCTCCAGCAGATGCTCACTCAAAGGCTGTGCTCTTATTCATCAGCGGCGGAGGATGGCAGCAGGGCAACGGTGAAATTGATCTAAGCGGTTTCGCGGCGTATGAGGATATCGTCGTCTTTACATTCAACTACAGAACAAATG TCTTTGGGTTCCCAAACTCTCCAGACATACCAGTTTCGGATACCAACCTCGGCATCTATGATCAACAGCTCGCCATCGAATGGGTTCAACGGAATGCTCGcgcctttggtggtgatccAGACAAAGTCACTATCTGGGGTGAATCTGCCGGCGCCATGTCTGTCGATATCCATGTCAACAGAAACAGGTCTCCTTTCCGTGCTGCAATGATGTTTTCTGGTCAGATGTCTGTTGGGTACCTCGGAAGCACCGCCAGTCACCACGATACTTCTTATTGGGACAATCTGACAACTGTAGTTGGCTGTCAAGCGGATCAGTTGCAGTGTATGAGAGATATACCAGCAGACgatctcatcaacgccatgAGCGCAGCGGGAAGCGCGTTTCTTCCAGTCACTGACAATGTCACAATCCTGAGTGACAGAGCTGAGAGATGGAGACATGGCGATGTTGCGAGAGTTCCTATACTTATGGGGACTGTCGCTGAAGAAGGCAGAGGACTGATCAACAGGAACATCTCACTCGAGACATTCTTCGGGGCCTACCTCTCTGAACCTCTGGTCAACGAAACCCAGCAGAGGCTAATTCTTGATGCTTACCACGCTCTCAAGACAGACTTTGACACTGCTGCAGCAATCTATACAGACTTTGTCTGGCAATGT CCCCAAGCTATTCTCGCCAACATATCATTCTCCGTCAATCCAACATGGCGATTCTACTTCAATGCCTCGGTCACAAGCCTTTTAGACGACAAATATTCCTGGCTGGGCAAGTTTCACGGCTCAGATGTCCTCCTGCTCTTCAATTCACCAACCTTTGACGCAATGTCACCACAACTCTACACATTTGCGGAGTATCTTCGAGGAGTTGTGGGGAGATTTGTCAGAAACCCGCAAGCTGGACCAGGTTGGCCTGTTGGATCGAGATATGTTGCAAATCTGGGAGACGTCGGAGGGACCCAAACGTCAGGACCTTCAATCATCGAGCAAACAGTGTTGGATCAGAGATGCAGCCTGTACGAGTCGATTTATCCTCTCATCGAAGAGTATGTATTGTCAGTTTAA
- a CDS encoding probable alcohol dehydrogenase (NADP+), protein MGYPDTFEGFCVDSPKSWNKFQKQTLKPKTWGDRDIDVEIEACGVCGSDVHTVTGGWGDFEGPLCVGHEVVGKAVRVGDNVKDIKVGDRVGVGAQVASCLECKLCKNKNENYCPDMVDTYNCTYPDGSVAHGGFASHIRAHEYFTFKIPDALKSEQVAPLLCAGITTYSPLVRANVGPGKTVAIVGIGGLGHMGIQWAKALGAEVYAMTHSPSKVEDAKKLGAKEVIVTTDENWADKYKFTFDFILNCADMTHKFDMNAYMSTLNIGGEFHIVGIPDEPLPQMTAGTFAGNAGKITGSHLGNHQEMDAMLKLAAEKNIVAWVETIDISEKGCAEAVERVKGNKVHYRFTLTGFEKVFKKE, encoded by the coding sequence ATGGGCTACCCCGATACTTTTGAAGGCTTCTGCGTCGACAGCCCCAAATCATGGAACAAGTTCCAAAAACAAACcctcaagcccaagacatGGGGCGATCGCGATATCGATGTCGAGATTGAGGCCTGCGGTGTCTGCGGCTCAGACGTGCACACCGTCACCGGCGGCTGGGGTGACTTTGAAGGGCCTCTCTGCGTCGGCCATGAAGTCGTCGGCAAAGCTGTCCGCGTAGGCGACAACGTCAAGGACATTAAAGTCGGAGACCGTGTTGGCGTCGGTGCCCAAGTCGCTTCGTGTTTAGAGTGCAAGCTctgcaagaacaagaacgagAATTACTGTCCTGATATGGTGGACACGTATAACTGCACCTATCCGGATGGAAGTGTTGCGCATGGCGGCTTTGCATCGCATATCCGTGCTCACGAGTACTTCACCTTCAAGATCCCTGACGCTCTCAAGTCTGAGCAGGTTGCGCCTCTTCTCTGCGCGGGTATCACGACCTACTCTCCCCTCGTGAGAGCAAACGTTGGTCCTGGAAAGACTGTTGCCATCGTCGGTATCGGCGGACTCGGACACATGGGCATCCAATGGGCCAAAGCACTCGGTGCTGAAGTCTACGCCATGACACACTCTCCCTCAAAGGTGGAAGATGCAAAGAAGCTCGGCGCAAAGGAAGTCATCGTCACAACTGATGAGAACTGGGCCGACAAGTACAAGTTCACCTTCGACTTTATCCTCAACTGCGCCGACATGACACACAAGTTCGACATGAACGCTTACATGTCCACGCTCAACATTGGCGGAGAATTTCATATCGTCGGTATTCCGGATGAGCCGCTTCCTCAGATGACTGCTGGCACATTTGCCGGCAACGCTGGTAAGATCACGGGAAGCCATCTTGGTAACCACCAGGAGATGGATGCTATGCTCAAGctggctgctgagaagaacattGTTGCATGGGTCGAGACGATTGATATCTCGGAGAAGGGATgtgctgaggctgttgagcgTGTGAAGGGGAACAAGGTACATTATAGGTTCACCTTGACTGGGTTTGAGAAGGTTTTCAAGAAGGAGTAA
- a CDS encoding related to NonF protein, involved in nonactin biosynthesis has translation MAPKVLVVLTSQSKMNNGHPTGWYLPEFAHPYYDLVNNGVEITVASPAGGEAPLDQASVEMFKGDEESVKFLNEKKQLWEQTTPLKEFLGKASEFDAIFYPGGHGPMFDLVNDETSIKLIEEFYKAGKPVAAVCHGPIVFVNVTVDGKSLLEGREATGFSNSEEEAVKLTSAMPVLLEDEIKRVGGKYVKADDWAEKLAVDGQVITGQNPASAHAVGKAILKAIGA, from the exons ATGGCTCCCAAGGTCCTCGTCGTTCTCACCAGCCAGTCCAAGATGAACAATGGACACCCGACCGGCTGGTACCTG CCCGAGTTCGCCCACCCCTACTATGACCTCGTCAACAACGGCGTCGAGATCACCGTCGCCTCACCCGCCGGCGGCGAAGCACCCCTCGACCAGGCCTCCGTCGAGATGTTCAAGGGCGACGAGGAGTCCGTAAAGTTcctcaacgagaagaagcagctctGGGAGCAGACCACCCCCCTCAAGGAGTTCCTCGGCAAGGCCTCCGAGTTCGACGCCATCTTCTACCCCGGCGGCCACGGCCCCATGTTCGACCTCGTCAACGACGAGACctccatcaagctcatcgaggaGTTCTACAAGGCCGGCAAGCCCGTCGCCGCAGTCTGCCACGGCcccatcgtcttcgtcaacGTCACCGTCGACGGCAAGTCTCTCCTCGAGGGCCGCGAGGCTACCGGCTTCAGCAACTCCGAGGAGGAGGCCGTTAAGCTGACCAGCGCCATGCCCGTTCTCCTCGAGGACGAGATCAAGCGTGTTGGCGGCAAGTACGTCAAGGCCGACGACTGGGCCGAGAAGCTGGCTGTCGATGGACAGGTTATCACCGGACAGAACCCTGCGTCTGCCCACGCTGTTGGAAAGGCCatcctcaaggccattggCGCTTAA
- a CDS encoding probable HEM3-porphobilinogen deaminase, with protein sequence MAESQRNRVVNVGTRKSPLALAQTQIVVDALKKNFPDHEFNIHSMTTTGDRDQNTALYNFGGKGLWTSQLEEKLVNKELDIVVHSLKDMPTVLPEGCVLGCVTSREDPRDTLVIKKELQDKHGWKTLADLPDGSIIGTSSVRRIAQLIRRYPTLKFKDHRGNIQTRLRKLEEDPDLTGIILAAAGLQRMDLGDHITQFLESDNGGILHAVGQGALGVECRADDEEVIRLLKTIENEQTALACEAERALMRALEGGCSVPIGVETKWVDDKLHMKATVVNLRGDHGVDSDITEAVKTHEEADKFGRKLANALVERGGGSILDEITRLRQVPETVK encoded by the coding sequence ATGGCCGAATCCCAGAGAAACCGCGTCGTAAACGTCGGCACGCGAAAGTCGCCTCTTGCTCTCGCCCAGACCCAGATCGTCGTCGATGcgctcaagaagaacttTCCCGATCATGAATTCAACATCCACAGCATGACAACGACTGGCGATCGCGATCAAAACACAGCGCTCTACAATTTCGGCGGAAAAGGCCTCTGGACGTCTCAGCTTGAAGAAAAGCTCGTCAACAAGGAGCTCGACATTGTTGTTCATTCGCTCAAAGACATGCCGACGGTTCTCCCCGAGGGTTGCGTTCTTGGATGTGTCACGTCCCGCGAGGACCCGAGAGATACACTCGTGATCAAGAAGGAATTGCAGGACAAGCACGGCTGGAAGACTCTGGCCGATCTGCCGGACGGGAGCATCATCGGCACCAGCAGCGTTCGGCGAATTGCTCAGTTGATTCGACGTTACCCGAcgctcaagttcaaggatcACCGAGGAAACATCCAGACCCGTCTACGCAAGCTCGAGGAGGACCCCGACCTGACCGGTATCATCCTCGCCGCGGCAGGTCTCCAGCGGATGGATCTCGGAGACCACATTACACAGTTTCTAGAGTCTGACAATGGCGGCATTCTTCATGCTGTCGGTCAAGGAGCGCTGGGAGTTGAGTGCCGAgcggatgacgaggaggtgATCCGGTTGCTCAAGACGATCGAGAACGAACAGACTGCTCTCGCGTGTGAGGCCGAGCGAGCACTCATGCGGGCACTTGAGGGCGGCTGCAGTGTTCCCATTGGCGTTGAGACCAAATGGGTTGACGACAAGTTACATATGAAGGCTACAGTGGTCAACCTTCGGGGTGACCACGGCGTCGACTCTGACATAACAGAAGCTGTCAAGACACACGAGGAGGCAGACAAGTTTGGGAGGAAGCTTGCGAATGCTCTGGTTGAACGGGGAGGCGGTAgtattcttgatgagatcactAGGCTCCGGCAAGTTCCGGAGACGGTCAAGTAG
- a CDS encoding probable GCV3-glycine decarboxylase, subunit H, whose translation MASIPRSLRAAAPLARGIVPRAAIRTPIRAFSSTKLSLARRYTKDHEWIDLSADKKHGFVGISEYAAEQLGDVVYVELPETGTWVEQGDAVGAVESVKSASDINAPVRLRVLQVNDNLEEKPSTINKVPEDDSAGGGWIAKVEVDEEGAKQFEKLLDAEAYKTFAGAE comes from the exons ATGGCCTCAATTCCTCGGTCCCTACGCGCTGCAGCCCCTCTGGCTAGGGGTATTGTGCCCCGCGCTGCCATCCGCACGCCAATCCGAGCATTCTCCTCCACCAAACTGA GCCTTGCTCGAAGATACACCAAAGACCACGAATGGATTGATCTGTCCGCCGACAAGAAGCACGGCTTCGTTGGAATTTCTGAGTACGCCGCCGAACAGCTCGGAGATGTAGTCTACGTCGAGCTCCCCGAGACCGGAACATGGGTCGAGCAAGGCGACGCTGTCGGGGCCGTCGAGTCTGTCAAGTCTGCCAGCGACATCAACGCTCCTGTCCGTCTACGGGTCCTACAAGTCAACGACAACCTCGAGGAGAAGCCCTCAACCATCAACAAGGTCCCCGAGGACGACAGCGCTGGTGGCGGCTGGATCGCAAAGGTCGAGGTGGATGAGGAGGGTGCGAAGCAATTTGAGAAACTATTGGATGCCGAGGCCTACAAGACTTTTGCTGGAGCTGAATAG
- a CDS encoding probable TEM1-GTP-binding protein of the RAS superfamily — protein sequence MEHIMSSPPHEVPLPPPGQDETLWGIEESPHPNGFHHQQSTSLDQGLAQSPRQEDPSTRYTPPVQTAPPISRPASGLSNPAHQAYNDYRQSSGEPSSNGRNHVVIKVGMVGDAQIGKTSLMVKYVEGSWDEDYIQTLGVNFMEKTISIRNTEITFSIWDLGGQREFVNMLPLVCNDAVAILFMFDLTRKSTLNSIKEWYRQGRGFNKTAIPILVGTKYDHFVNFPPQDQEEISNQARRFAKAMRAALIFSSTSHSINVQKIFKIVLSKAFDLKCTIPEIENVGEPLLLYQSV from the exons ATGGAACACATCATGAGTTCACCTCCCCATGAAGTCCCACTGCCACCTCCAGGCCAAGACGAGACCCTTTGGGGTATCGAAGAATCTCCCCACCCGAATGGCTTCCATCACCAGCAAAGCACATCCCTCGATCAAGGGCTAGCTCAAAGTCCACGACAAGAAGACCCTTCGACCAGATATACTCCCCCCGTCCAAACCGCACCGCCAATTTCCCGCCCAGCTAGTGGCTTGTCCAACCCCGCACACCAAGCCTACAACGACTATCGACAGAGTTCCGGTGAGCCATCGTCCAACGGTCGAAACCATGTTGTCATCAAGGTCGGCATGGTTGGCGATGCGCAGATCGGCAAGACCTCGTTGATGGTCAAGTACGTCGAGGGGAGCTGGGATGAGGATTATATCCAAACGCTGGGTGTCAATTTCATGGAAAAGACAATCTCCATCCGCAACACGGAAATCACCTTTTCGATCTGGGATCTCGGTGGTCAACGCGAGTTTGTCAACATGCTGCCTCTTGTGTGCAACGACGCAGTCGCCATTCTCTTCATGTTTGATCTTACCCGCAAGAGTACATTGAATAGCATCAAAGAGTGGTATCGCCAGGGGCGCGGGTTCAACAAGACGGCCATTCCAATTCTCGTCGGCACCAAGTACGACCACTTTGTCAACTTTCctccccaagaccaagaagaaaTCTCAAATCAG GCGAGACGGTTTGCGAAAGCCATGAGAGCAGCATTAATTTTCTCGAGTACGAGTCACAGCATCAACGTGCAAAAG ATCTTCAAAATTGTGCTATCCAAAGCGTTCGACCTGAAATGCACGATCCCCGAAATCGAAAACGTCGGCGAGCCGCTCCTCTTGTATCAGTCGGTGTAG